GCTGCCGTTCCGCCAAGATACCGGACGCCCTATTTTGCTCACATCTGGGCCGGCGGCTATTCCTCCAGCTACTACGCGTATCTGTGGAGCGAAGTGCTGGCGGCTGATGCGTTCGCGTACATGAAGGCCGGCGGCGGAGCGACCGCGGACAACGGCAGCCGGTTCCGCGCGGAAGTCCTGTCGCGAGGAAGCAGCCGCGACCCGATGGATTCCTACAAGGCCTTTCGAGGCCAGGCTCCCACCGTCGACGCTCTGCTGATTCGCCGAGGCCTGAAGTAGCCGCCGCCGATTCACCGCGTTCCGTCTCGATCCACCCCGTTCCAGGGCTCCAGCCCTGGAACGGTCTGCCTTGAAGGCTCCGCCTTCCCGCACAGTCGCTCGGCACTGCGCAACACACCGCAGGCCGCAGCCGCGTTGAGTCTGCGAGTGTTCACAATACCCGGAAACGTCCATGCCAAAACTCACCGGTCTGATCGCCGCGACGTACACGCCGTTTCATGCGGACGGTTCGCTCAACACGAAACCGATTCCGGAGTATGTCGACTTCCTGCTGAACAGCGGCGTCAGCGGCCTGTATGTCTGCGGCAGCACGGGCGAAGGAGTTTCGCTGACCGGCGATGAACGGCGTGTGCTGGCCGAAGCGTTCGTGAAGGCGGCGGCCGGGCGAGTTCCTGTGATCGTCCAGGTCGGGCACAATTGTCTGCGCGAAGCTCGCGAACTTGCGACTCATGCGGCGGATATCGGAGCCGATGTGATTTCGGCAACCTGCCCGTTCTATTTCAAGCCGGCGTCGGTGGATTTGCTGATCGCGTCGATGGCCGAAGTGGCTGCCGGCGGTCCCAATCTGCCGTTTTATTACTATCACATTCCGTCAATGACCGGCGTGAACCTGAACATGACGGAATTCCTGTCGAAGGCGGCCGACAGCATCCCGAATCTGGCGGGACTAAAATTTACGTCAACCACGGTTCACGAATTCCAAAGCTGTCTGAGCATTGACAACGGAAGATTCGACATCTTGTGGGGCTGCGACGAAATGCTGCTCAGCCGCTCTGGTCATCGGGGGAGCGGTCGGCAGCACATACAACATCGCCGCTCCGTTGTACCGCACGCTGATCGACGCGTTTGAATCCGGCGACCTTCATGCAGCCCGGGAGGCTCAGGCGAAGTCGGTGGCATTCATCGAAATCATGGCCCGCCACCCGTTTCACGCGGCCGCGAAGTGCGTGCTGAAGAAACTGGGATTCGACTTCGGCACCTGTCGTCTGCCGCAGGCATCGCTGGATTTGACTGATGAGCGTTCGTTGTTGAACGATCTCGACGCGATTGGATTCTTCGCGTAGAGCACCCCGCTTTCGGCATCAATTGCGGACTGACATCGCGCAGCTCGCCGTCGTGGAACGGGATGCGAGACCTGACCTTGAACAAGCGACGGTTTTGGAGTGCGGCGACTTGTCGCCGCTTTAGGCGTGCTGCAGGTGAGAATTGACATGCACGATGGTCTTCCAGGGCTATCGATGAAGTCCTGACGACGGCCCTGGAAGGCGATCGTACGGGCCACCACGCACAGCAACTCACCTGCCGCTCGCTTTCGTTTTCCGTTGATCGGTGTTATCCGGTGAACCGTACGACGGACCGGACTTCGATGATTTCTGGAAAACCAAAGCGATGCTGAACCATCGCACTCCATATGCCGGTTGCCGAAAGATTGGCGGCCCGTCGCCGCTGCCAGTGGGACGGATGCTCGTGACAGCACCCCGTTCAGGGCGTAAGCTGCTCACAGCGCCGCAACAGCGTGTGGAGCGATTTCGCAGGCGACCGGCGGCGCACGAAGCAGCAGCGTTCAAGACACGATCGATCCCGCTGGATTGACGCCTCCGGGTAGCTGGCAATTCGCGGTCCTGCATCCGACGGAATCACGCGGCATGGCTGAGACATCAAGAGACACACTCGGTGAAGGCGCCTACTTCCGCCGCGAGGATTACGTCGGGCTCGCGCGTCGAATGGCGATTCTTGCTGTGGATCTGATGGTTCTCATTGTGTTGTTTTTTGTAATTGGCATCGTCGTCCTCAGCGTCACGGACATTTCCGACGAGCAGTTTTCCCTCCTGTTCGGAGTCATATCGTGGCTGTACCTCTCCGTTCTAAAGGCATCAAGAATCCGTACTGTCGGTTATTGGTTGCTGGATGCCAGAATCGTCAACCTGAAGGGCGAAACACCATCGGTGTTCCGTATGACATTTCGATTTCTGCTGTGCCTGTTCGGTCCATTCTCGTTCATCTTTGATCTCCTTTGGGTCAGTACTGACGACCACAAGCAGACACTCCGCGATCGATTTTCCGGGACATGCGTCATCAGGCGGCATGCCGAACCCGCCGGACGAGCCGCGATTCGCCTTGTCTCTTACAACGCGCTCGGCTTCAATCTCACGTACCCTCAGGTGATGACGCCGAAAGGCGCGGCTGCCGCCGGAACCGGGACATGAGAAATGAGCGTTTCGCTTTGCGGACCAGAGCCAGAGCCGGCGCATCCGCACCCCTTCCGCATTCACGGCTCCTGACCGGGATTGCCGGCGGCGATTTCGAAATAACGTCGCGCTGCCCGGCGGTGCGTGTCCGGCTTTGGCGAGTTGCAGGATGTGAGTCCTGTTGCAACTACAACCTTCGCAGGCCGTCTTCCTTCATGGGATTCGGAATGGCATCGTCGATCTCGTCGATGCGGCGCAGGGTTTCTGCATCCAGGATCAGTCCGTCGGCGGCGAGGCTTTCTTCGAGTTGTTCGACGCTGGTGGCGCCGATGATCGTGGAGGCCACGAAGTCGTGCTGTTTGCTCCAGGCAACCGCCAGAGCTGTCAGAGTGACTCCCAGATCGGCGGCGATGGGTTTCAAGCGTTCGACGGTTTCCCGCGTGCGGTCGTTCAGGAACCGCTGAGCCATCTTCTGCTGACGTTCTCCCGCGTTTTGATAGGCGGTGAAGCGAGCGCCGGACGGAAAGCTGTCGGTGTATTTTCCGGTCAGCACGCCTCCACCAAGCGGTGAATACGGCAGCAGGCCGACGTCTTCGCGACGGCAGACCTGAGCCAGTTCACTTTCGCAGCGGCGATTGATCAGGCTGAAATTGTTCTGCACGGTGTCGTAGCGGCACAGGCCGTGTTTTTCGGCGGCGGACAGACTTTTCATCAGGCCCCAGCATGTTTCATTGCTGCACCCGATGGCTCGCACCTTGCCCTGCTGAACGAGCGCGGTCAGGGCGTCCAGGATGTCTTCGTACCGAGCGTGGTGGTCCGGCCAGTGAGTCTGGTACAGGTCGATGTAGTCTGTCTGCAGTCTGCGCAGGCTGTCTTCGACGGCGCTGAAGATCTGCCGCCGGTCGAGTGCGGCGTGACCGTTGCGGATCGGCGGCACGAACCAGCCGTGAGCCGGGCCGGCGATCTTGGTGGCCACGATCACGGCGTCGCGCGGTTTGGTCTTCATCCACCGTCCGACGATTTCTTCGGTCAGTCCGACTTTCTCTTTGCTGGGCGGCACGGGGTACAGTTCGGCCGCGTCATAGAAATCGATCCCGGCGCTGAACGCGCGGTCCATGATCCGGAACGAAAGCTGTTCGTCACATTGTTCGCCGAACGTCATCGTGCCCATGCAGATATCAGAAACTGAAATTCCGCTGTTGCCGAGTCGTCGTCGGTTCATGACTGGTCCTGTTGCTATTCTGGCCGCGGCGGACACTGATGCTTTTCGCAACTCTTAGGCCTGCGGCAGATGAGAAGATACCCTCCCGTTTCAACGGGAGGGTCGAAGTTTGATCGCCGTGCAGGCGATCAAACGAGGGGAGGGCGTCCGCGCAACGGGAGTTCCCCGTGCGTGGCCTCCCCGCGATCGAAGGCCTGAACGGCATTCGATCGGCGACCCTCCCGTTGAAACGGGAGGGTGAAGCTATTGTCGCTCTGCATTGGTCAATTCTCATCTGTCGATCGTCTTACGGTCGCGAGGCTGAATGACTCGTTTTTCCCCGCTCGCGGCATGGTATCGGAGTGGGGAAGGCGATGTTCGGAAGGCGGTTCCCGGGCAGATCCGCGCGGGAGGTTCCGCGGGCAGCGGTTTACAGATCCACGTCGTCGGCGAAGCTGGCTTCTTCCATGATGATCCGGTATCGCTCCGACGCGTCCTTGCCCAGAAGCTGATTGAAGGTGCTGTCGGCGTCCAACTGACTTTCGATGTCGACTCGCAGCAGGACTCGTGCTTTCGGGTTCAGCGTGGTGTCTCGCAGTTGAGCGGCGTTCATTTCGCCCAGACCCTTGAATCGCAGGACGGTGGCCTGCCGGTTGGCGGGCAGCGACGCCAGGATTTCTTCCTTTTCGGCGTCGGTCTGAGCGTAGTGGGTGGTCTTGCCGACTTCGATGCGAAACAGCGGCGGCTGAGCGATAAACAGTTTGCCCTGGCGAATCAGTTCCGGCATATGTCGAAAAAAGAACGTCAGCAGCAGCGTCGAAATGTGGTAACCGTCGCTGTCGGCATCCATCAGCAGAATCACGCGAGCGTATCTCAGCCGGTGGATGTCAAAGTTCGGTCCGACGCCGGTTCCCAGTGTTTCGACAATGTCGCTGATTTCCTGATTCTTCAGAATCTTGGACAGAGCCAGGGACTCCGTGTTCAGAATCTTGCCTCGCAGCGGCAGCACGGCCTGAGTCGACGCGTTGCGACCCATCACAGCGGTGCCTCCGGCGGAGTCACCTTCGACGATGAACAGTTCCGAATCGTCGGCGTTCTTTGCCTGGCAGTCGACCAGTTTGCCGGGAAGATTGGTGCGGCGTGAGGCGGCGGATTTGCGTTTCACTTCGCTGATGGCGTCACGGCTTGCCAGGCGGGCTCGCGCGGCCAGCACGATGCGGCCGAGGATCGAATCGGCCAGCGTCGGATTACTGTTCAGCCAGTTTTCCAGCCGCCGGCCGGATCAGTCCGTCGACGTGTGAGGCCATTTCGGGATTATTCAGCCGTTCCTTGGTCTGCCCCTGAAACATCGGGTCGCCGTTAAAAACGGACAGGATGGCGACGATGCCTTCGCGAATATCTTCGGCCGAAATCGTGACTCCGCGGGGCTTGTAGTTGTGGACTTCAATGTAGTTGCGGACGGCTTTGACAAGTCCCGCCTTCAGTCCGTTTTCGTGAGTTCCGCCGCCGTGTGTGCGGATGCCGTTTACGTAGCTGCGAATATGCTCATCGGTGGATTCCGTCCATTTCAGCACCAGTTCCACGCGAGCCGTCTGGTCGTCGCGATCCGTGGAAAACAACTGTTCGTGAACGGACTTCTTGCCGCTTTCGTGAATGATCTTTTCGATGTAGGCGACGATTCCGTCGGGATGCGCAAGTTCGTGAGTTTCGTTGCGGAATTCGTCCCGGA
This sequence is a window from Planctomycetaceae bacterium. Protein-coding genes within it:
- a CDS encoding dihydrodipicolinate synthase family protein, with the protein product MAAPLYRTLIDAFESGDLHAAREAQAKSVAFIEIMARHPFHAAAKCVLKKLGFDFGTCRLPQASLDLTDERSLLNDLDAIGFFA
- a CDS encoding aldo/keto reductase, translating into MNRRRLGNSGISVSDICMGTMTFGEQCDEQLSFRIMDRAFSAGIDFYDAAELYPVPPSKEKVGLTEEIVGRWMKTKPRDAVIVATKIAGPAHGWFVPPIRNGHAALDRRQIFSAVEDSLRRLQTDYIDLYQTHWPDHHARYEDILDALTALVQQGKVRAIGCSNETCWGLMKSLSAAEKHGLCRYDTVQNNFSLINRRCESELAQVCRREDVGLLPYSPLGGGVLTGKYTDSFPSGARFTAYQNAGERQQKMAQRFLNDRTRETVERLKPIAADLGVTLTALAVAWSKQHDFVASTIIGATSVEQLEESLAADGLILDAETLRRIDEIDDAIPNPMKEDGLRRL
- a CDS encoding RDD family protein, which translates into the protein MAETSRDTLGEGAYFRREDYVGLARRMAILAVDLMVLIVLFFVIGIVVLSVTDISDEQFSLLFGVISWLYLSVLKASRIRTVGYWLLDARIVNLKGETPSVFRMTFRFLLCLFGPFSFIFDLLWVSTDDHKQTLRDRFSGTCVIRRHAEPAGRAAIRLVSYNALGFNLTYPQVMTPKGAAAAGTGT
- a CDS encoding dihydrodipicolinate synthase family protein, which produces MPKLTGLIAATYTPFHADGSLNTKPIPEYVDFLLNSGVSGLYVCGSTGEGVSLTGDERRVLAEAFVKAAAGRVPVIVQVGHNCLREARELATHAADIGADVISATCPFYFKPASVDLLIASMAEVAAGGPNLPFYYYHIPSMTGVNLNMTEFLSKAADSIPNLAGLKFTSTTVHEFQSCLSIDNGRFDILWGCDEMLLSRSGHRGSGRQHIQHRRSVVPHADRRV
- a CDS encoding toprim domain-containing protein, with the protein product MLAARARLASRDAISEVKRKSAASRRTNLPGKLVDCQAKNADDSELFIVEGDSAGGTAVMGRNASTQAVLPLRGKILNTESLALSKILKNQEISDIVETLGTGVGPNFDIHRLRYARVILLMDADSDGYHISTLLLTFFFRHMPELIRQGKLFIAQPPLFRIEVGKTTHYAQTDAEKEEILASLPANRQATVLRFKGLGEMNAAQLRDTTLNPKARVLLRVDIESQLDADSTFNQLLGKDASERYRIIMEEASFADDVDL